A window of Streptomyces sp. DG1A-41 contains these coding sequences:
- a CDS encoding FAD-dependent monooxygenase, with the protein MSVERVPVLVVGGAYTGLTTAVSLAARGVRPLLVERRPHASTLPKAWGLNTRSQELLNTLPGVARRLRAALGEAQWPRMSHGVSLADPQRTFLDPEAGQPDPQALSSVPPLAWVSQAQVENILRVSAEEAGANLRLGTELVSLTQDEEKVTATLREVSTGRAYTVEADYLVAADGNTSGIRDMLGIPVHGGGTIGHMYIITFEADLTRYVEKGAVEVIGMPGSGSSFILDGSERHTLWVDYFPERGETPEDFTPERCLERIRAAIGDPEIDVTFVNARFFPINHKMAERFREGRAFLAGDAAHACPPNGGQGGNLAIQDAYDLSWRLSLVLTGQAGPGLLDTYESERRPVVSITLERELELAKISEGRVPASYNPADPHAPIPKPKEYLGFRYHSPAVHTEAHDDGSLQEDPWNPTGRPGGRAPHVVLSDGSREFSTHDLFGRGFVLLAGHEAPGWVAAAEKVARSLGVTLTAHRIGDRLADSENAWCDRYGVEPAGATLIRPDAVVAWRGKRAADDPEGDLTTALNAILAR; encoded by the coding sequence ATGTCCGTTGAGCGAGTTCCCGTACTCGTCGTCGGTGGCGCCTACACCGGGCTCACCACCGCTGTGAGCCTCGCAGCCCGCGGCGTGCGTCCCCTGCTGGTGGAGCGCCGGCCGCATGCCTCGACCCTGCCGAAGGCATGGGGCCTGAACACGCGTTCCCAGGAACTGCTCAACACGCTGCCCGGCGTGGCCCGGCGCCTGCGTGCCGCCCTGGGCGAGGCGCAGTGGCCCCGCATGAGCCACGGCGTCTCCCTGGCCGATCCGCAGCGGACCTTCCTCGACCCCGAGGCGGGACAGCCCGACCCGCAGGCGCTGTCCTCGGTTCCTCCGCTGGCCTGGGTGTCGCAGGCCCAGGTCGAGAACATCCTCCGGGTCAGCGCCGAGGAGGCCGGCGCAAACCTGCGTCTCGGCACGGAGCTGGTTTCCCTCACCCAGGACGAGGAGAAGGTCACCGCGACGCTGCGGGAGGTGTCCACCGGCCGCGCGTACACGGTCGAGGCGGACTACCTGGTCGCAGCCGACGGAAACACCAGCGGGATCCGCGACATGCTCGGCATTCCCGTCCACGGCGGCGGAACCATCGGCCACATGTACATCATCACGTTCGAGGCCGACCTGACCCGGTACGTGGAGAAGGGCGCGGTCGAGGTCATCGGCATGCCCGGCAGCGGGTCGAGTTTCATCCTGGACGGCTCGGAGCGGCACACCCTGTGGGTCGACTACTTCCCCGAGCGGGGCGAGACGCCGGAGGACTTCACCCCGGAGCGCTGCCTGGAGCGGATCCGCGCCGCCATCGGAGATCCCGAGATCGACGTCACCTTCGTCAACGCCCGCTTCTTCCCCATCAACCACAAGATGGCCGAGCGTTTCCGCGAGGGCCGCGCCTTCCTCGCCGGGGACGCCGCGCACGCCTGCCCGCCGAACGGAGGACAGGGCGGCAACCTCGCCATCCAGGACGCCTACGACCTGTCCTGGCGGCTTTCCCTGGTGCTCACCGGACAGGCCGGGCCCGGTCTGCTCGACACCTACGAGAGCGAGCGCCGTCCGGTCGTCAGCATCACCTTGGAGCGCGAGCTGGAACTGGCGAAGATCTCCGAGGGCCGGGTCCCCGCGAGTTACAACCCCGCCGATCCGCACGCGCCCATTCCCAAGCCCAAGGAATACCTGGGCTTCCGTTATCACTCACCGGCGGTCCACACGGAGGCCCACGACGACGGCAGCCTCCAGGAGGACCCGTGGAATCCGACCGGGCGCCCCGGCGGACGAGCTCCGCACGTCGTTCTCTCCGACGGCTCACGGGAGTTCTCCACGCACGACCTGTTCGGTCGCGGCTTCGTCCTGCTGGCCGGGCACGAGGCCCCTGGATGGGTCGCCGCCGCGGAGAAGGTGGCCCGCAGTCTCGGAGTCACTCTCACCGCGCACCGGATCGGTGACCGCCTGGCCGACAGCGAGAACGCCTGGTGCGACCGGTACGGCGTCGAACCGGCCGGCGCCACACTGATCCGACCGGACGCCGTCGTGGCCTGGCGCGGCAAGCGGGCCGCCGACGATCCGGAGGGCGACCTCACGACCGCCCTGAACGCGATACTCGCCCGCTGA
- a CDS encoding MFS transporter: MSATRSGTGEDTDGSTGLRGELEPAGSATAALAAAVLGFFVITLDVSGVNVALPAVGNDLGGSLSGLQWVADAYTLMFAALMLSAGSLSDRVGARRAYGWGVGLFTLASLACAVAPTLGTLTAARVLQGGAAAVMVPSSLALIRQAFPDPDKRARGIALWTVGGAVAIAAGPVLGGLLTTEWSWRAVFWLNVPAGLAGFLTLMRAARSPRHPAVFDLPGQLTAVLALAALTFAVIEGGHHGFTGTVVAATAIAVLAGAAFVAVETRRKAPMLPLSLFRQRGVSVPVVAGFACNAAFYGGVFVLSLFFQEQRGQSAFSAGLMFVPMAVITAFFNYASPKAVSRYGPRKVVVAGLLTGMVGCAGLAAVTIGTPPWMTAALMIPLGIGGALAMPALTTLMLDSVAAARAGTAAALLNTSRQTGGALSIAVFGALLAGDFAPGMRESLLLAAALLVANALGAAALLPRR; encoded by the coding sequence ATGAGCGCGACGCGGTCCGGGACAGGAGAGGACACCGACGGGAGCACGGGACTCCGGGGTGAGCTGGAACCGGCGGGCTCGGCCACCGCCGCTCTCGCCGCCGCAGTCCTCGGGTTCTTCGTGATCACACTCGACGTCTCCGGCGTCAATGTCGCCCTGCCCGCCGTGGGCAACGACCTCGGCGGGTCACTGTCCGGGCTCCAGTGGGTCGCGGACGCTTACACCCTGATGTTCGCGGCGCTGATGCTGTCGGCCGGTTCACTCTCGGACCGGGTCGGCGCGCGGCGCGCGTACGGCTGGGGGGTCGGCCTCTTCACCCTGGCCTCCCTTGCCTGCGCGGTGGCGCCGACGCTCGGCACGCTGACGGCGGCCCGGGTGCTGCAGGGCGGCGCCGCGGCGGTGATGGTGCCCTCCTCGCTGGCGCTGATCAGGCAGGCCTTCCCCGACCCGGACAAGCGGGCGCGCGGTATCGCCCTGTGGACGGTCGGCGGTGCGGTGGCCATCGCCGCGGGGCCCGTGCTGGGCGGGCTGCTCACCACGGAGTGGAGCTGGCGTGCCGTGTTCTGGCTCAACGTGCCGGCGGGTCTCGCCGGGTTCCTGACGCTGATGCGGGCGGCGCGCTCCCCCCGCCATCCTGCCGTGTTCGACCTGCCGGGGCAGCTGACCGCCGTACTGGCACTGGCGGCGCTGACGTTCGCCGTGATCGAGGGCGGGCACCACGGCTTCACCGGCACGGTTGTGGCGGCGACCGCGATCGCCGTACTGGCCGGGGCCGCCTTCGTGGCCGTCGAGACCCGGCGGAAGGCGCCGATGCTGCCGCTGTCGCTGTTCCGGCAGCGCGGGGTGAGCGTGCCGGTCGTCGCGGGCTTCGCCTGCAACGCGGCGTTCTACGGCGGGGTGTTCGTGCTGAGCCTCTTCTTCCAGGAGCAGCGCGGGCAGTCGGCGTTCTCCGCCGGGCTGATGTTCGTGCCGATGGCGGTGATCACGGCGTTCTTCAACTACGCCTCGCCGAAGGCGGTGTCCCGCTACGGCCCGCGGAAGGTGGTCGTCGCCGGATTGCTGACCGGCATGGTGGGCTGCGCGGGACTCGCCGCCGTCACGATCGGGACACCTCCGTGGATGACCGCCGCGCTGATGATCCCGCTGGGCATCGGGGGCGCCCTCGCCATGCCGGCGCTGACCACCCTGATGCTCGACAGTGTCGCCGCAGCACGAGCGGGAACGGCGGCAGCGCTGCTCAACACCAGCCGCCAGACGGGCGGGGCACTCAGCATCGCCGTCTTCGGCGCGCTGCTGGCCGGGGACTTCGCGCCGGGCATGCGGGAGAGCCTGCTGCTTGCCGCCGCCCTGCTGGTGGCCAACGCCCTGGGCGCCGCGGCCCTGCTGCCGCGCCGCTGA
- the aroC gene encoding chorismate synthase, which yields MSRLRWLTAGESHGPALVATLEGLPAGVPITTDMVADHLARRRLGYGRGARMKFERDEITFLGGVRQGLSLGSPVAIMVGNTEWPKWEQVMAADPVDPEILDGLARNAPLTRPRPGHADLAGMQKYGFDEARPILERASARETAARVASGAVARSYLKETTGVEIVSHVVELAAAKAPRGVYPTPADVERLDADPVRCLDADASKAMVAEIDQAHKDGDTLGGVVEILAYGVPVGLGSHVHWDRKLDARLAGALMGIQAIKGVEIGDGFELARAPGSKAHDEIVKTGEGIRRASGRSGGTEGGLTTGELLRVRAAMKPIATVPRALQTVDVTTGEATQAHHQRSDVSAVPAAGIVAEAMVALVLADAVAEKFGGDSVAETRRNVMSYFDNLAIR from the coding sequence TTGAGCAGGTTGCGCTGGCTGACCGCGGGGGAATCCCACGGTCCCGCACTCGTCGCGACGCTGGAGGGTCTTCCCGCCGGCGTGCCGATCACCACGGACATGGTGGCGGACCATCTCGCGAGGCGGCGCCTGGGCTATGGGCGCGGTGCCCGGATGAAGTTCGAGCGTGACGAGATCACCTTCCTCGGCGGCGTCCGGCAGGGCCTCAGCCTCGGCTCCCCGGTCGCGATCATGGTGGGCAACACCGAGTGGCCGAAGTGGGAACAGGTCATGGCGGCCGACCCGGTCGACCCGGAGATCCTCGACGGCCTCGCCCGCAACGCCCCGCTGACCCGGCCGCGGCCCGGCCACGCCGACCTCGCCGGCATGCAGAAGTACGGTTTCGACGAGGCCCGGCCGATCCTGGAGCGGGCTTCGGCGCGTGAGACGGCTGCTCGGGTGGCGTCGGGGGCGGTGGCCAGGTCGTACCTGAAGGAGACGACGGGCGTCGAGATCGTCAGCCACGTTGTCGAGCTGGCCGCGGCGAAGGCGCCGCGGGGTGTGTACCCGACTCCGGCCGATGTGGAGAGGCTGGACGCGGACCCGGTGCGCTGTCTGGACGCGGATGCGTCGAAGGCGATGGTCGCGGAGATCGATCAGGCCCACAAGGACGGTGACACTCTCGGCGGTGTGGTGGAGATCCTGGCGTACGGGGTTCCGGTGGGGCTTGGTTCGCATGTGCACTGGGACCGTAAGCTGGACGCCCGGCTCGCCGGTGCGCTCATGGGTATCCAGGCGATCAAGGGCGTCGAGATCGGTGACGGTTTCGAGCTGGCGCGGGCGCCCGGTTCCAAGGCGCACGACGAGATCGTGAAGACTGGTGAGGGTATCCGGCGTGCCTCCGGCCGTTCGGGTGGCACTGAGGGCGGTCTGACCACGGGTGAGCTGCTGCGGGTCCGTGCCGCGATGAAGCCGATCGCGACCGTGCCGCGGGCTCTGCAGACCGTGGACGTCACCACGGGAGAGGCGACGCAGGCTCATCACCAGCGCTCCGATGTGTCCGCGGTGCCGGCCGCGGGCATCGTCGCCGAGGCGATGGTGGCGCTGGTGCTGGCGGATGCGGTGGCGGAGAAGTTCGGCGGCGACTCGGTGGCCGAGACCCGCCGCAACGTCATGTCGTACTTCGACAACCTCGCCATCCGATGA
- a CDS encoding shikimate kinase, producing the protein MSGPLVVLVGPMGVGKSTVGRLLAERLGVSYRDTDDDIVADQGRTIAEIFVDDGESAFRAIEKRAVRRALAEHDGVLALGGGAILDAGTRALLAGQRVAYLSMDVEEAVKRTGLNTARPLLTVNPHERWRQLAEARRHLYEEVATAVVPTDGQTPGGVAQAVLETLELQQA; encoded by the coding sequence ATGAGCGGCCCGCTGGTGGTCCTGGTCGGCCCGATGGGCGTGGGCAAGTCCACCGTCGGGCGGCTGCTGGCCGAGCGTCTTGGCGTCTCCTACCGGGACACCGACGACGACATCGTCGCCGATCAGGGCAGGACCATCGCCGAAATCTTCGTCGACGACGGCGAGTCGGCCTTCCGGGCGATCGAGAAGCGGGCGGTGCGGCGGGCGCTCGCCGAGCACGACGGTGTGCTGGCCCTGGGCGGCGGCGCGATCCTCGACGCCGGCACGCGGGCGCTGCTCGCCGGGCAGCGGGTGGCGTACCTGTCGATGGACGTCGAGGAGGCGGTCAAGCGCACCGGCCTCAACACGGCCCGGCCGCTGCTCACGGTCAACCCCCATGAGCGCTGGCGGCAGTTGGCCGAGGCACGGCGGCATCTCTACGAGGAGGTCGCCACGGCCGTCGTACCCACCGACGGCCAGACGCCCGGGGGCGTTGCTCAAGCGGTCCTGGAGACCTTGGAGTTGCAGCAGGCATGA
- the aroA gene encoding 3-phosphoshikimate 1-carboxyvinyltransferase: MSASAPHTSASIARIPGSKSLTNRALLLATAAGGVSRVRNPLVSDDTVAFREAVEALGARVENCLPDAWDVVGVGKGPVGTARLWCADAGTAGRFLPPFAATGHGTFLVDGSAQLRARPQRALFDALSRIGVRAGAGPGGGLPLIILADGLDGGEVTVDSSMSSQYLSGLLMAAPLMRRGLVVRGGRLVSRPYIAMTVSLMRRFGARVRERDDGGFAAEPGAYTATDVAIEPDASTASYFFAAAAVTGQSVTVPGLSADSLQGDLRFAEVLARAGARVDVGRAATTVTGGDGLRGGFTVDMGEISDTFMTLAAVAPLADAPVTIRGIGHARLKESDRIAAVVANLTACGVATREGADSVTIHPGPLRPARISCGRDHRIAMAFSVLGLAAPGTVTLDDPTCVAKTFPGFHDEMRRLFPRYEHPVGTAGMTKEHR, from the coding sequence ATGAGCGCGTCCGCCCCGCACACATCGGCGTCCATCGCCCGGATACCGGGTTCGAAGAGTTTGACCAATAGAGCGCTCCTGTTGGCCACCGCCGCCGGCGGCGTCAGCCGCGTTCGGAATCCGCTCGTCAGTGACGACACCGTGGCGTTCCGGGAAGCCGTGGAGGCACTGGGCGCGCGGGTCGAAAACTGCTTGCCTGACGCCTGGGACGTGGTCGGGGTCGGGAAGGGTCCCGTCGGTACGGCCCGGTTGTGGTGTGCGGACGCCGGCACTGCGGGCCGGTTCCTTCCGCCCTTCGCCGCGACCGGGCACGGCACCTTTCTCGTCGACGGCTCCGCGCAGTTGCGCGCGCGTCCGCAGAGGGCGTTGTTCGACGCGCTTTCCCGGATCGGGGTGCGGGCCGGCGCTGGCCCGGGCGGCGGCCTGCCCTTGATCATCCTGGCCGACGGCCTGGACGGCGGTGAGGTCACGGTGGACTCGTCGATGAGCAGCCAGTACCTCAGCGGCCTGTTGATGGCGGCGCCCCTGATGCGCCGTGGACTCGTGGTGAGGGGAGGGCGGTTGGTCAGCCGCCCCTACATCGCCATGACGGTGTCCCTGATGCGCCGTTTCGGCGCGCGGGTCCGGGAGCGGGACGACGGCGGCTTCGCGGCCGAACCCGGCGCGTACACGGCGACCGACGTGGCGATCGAGCCGGACGCGTCGACCGCCTCGTACTTCTTCGCCGCCGCTGCCGTGACCGGGCAGTCCGTGACGGTGCCCGGCCTGAGCGCCGACAGCCTGCAGGGCGACCTGCGATTCGCCGAGGTTCTGGCGCGGGCCGGTGCCCGGGTGGACGTGGGCCGGGCCGCGACCACGGTGACCGGCGGCGACGGGCTGCGTGGTGGATTCACCGTCGACATGGGCGAGATCTCCGACACGTTCATGACCCTCGCCGCCGTCGCACCGCTGGCGGACGCCCCCGTCACCATCCGGGGGATCGGCCACGCGCGGCTCAAGGAGTCCGACCGGATCGCGGCGGTCGTCGCCAATCTGACGGCGTGCGGAGTCGCGACACGGGAGGGCGCCGACAGCGTCACCATCCACCCGGGGCCACTCCGGCCCGCGCGCATCTCCTGCGGCCGGGACCACCGGATCGCCATGGCGTTCTCGGTGCTCGGACTCGCGGCCCCCGGGACCGTCACCCTCGACGATCCGACGTGCGTCGCCAAGACGTTCCCGGGCTTCCACGACGAGATGCGACGCCTCTTCCCCCGATACGAACACCCCGTCGGCACGGCCGGCATGACGAAGGAGCACCGTTGA